A single window of Paenibacillus sp. FSL H8-0537 DNA harbors:
- a CDS encoding carbohydrate ABC transporter permease produces the protein MHVQKKIDWFAMFNSCFLALVALFCLIPMIHILAVSFSSSAVAATGTVTLWPKDFTLASYEFVAQRAAFWQSMFISFQRILFGGAINLLLTIMVAYPLSKENGEFRFRSFYSWSFFITMIFGAGLIPTYMVIRQLGLMDTIWALVLPTAVPVFSVILLLNFFRMIPKELSESAYMDGAGHWITLWRIYVPVSLPALATILLFSLVGHWNSWFDGLIYMNDPSHYPIQSYIQTIVVQRSFSTMTPEEAKLMATISDKTMRSAQIFLGALPIICVYPFLQRFFVKGMVLGSVKG, from the coding sequence ATGCATGTACAAAAGAAGATCGACTGGTTTGCTATGTTTAATTCTTGCTTTCTGGCGTTAGTTGCATTGTTTTGTTTGATTCCGATGATTCACATACTGGCCGTTTCATTCAGCTCCAGCGCCGTTGCGGCAACGGGTACGGTAACTTTGTGGCCCAAGGATTTTACATTAGCCTCCTACGAATTTGTGGCGCAGCGGGCAGCCTTCTGGCAATCGATGTTTATATCTTTTCAGCGTATCCTTTTTGGCGGCGCTATTAATCTCTTGCTCACAATAATGGTAGCCTATCCGCTCTCTAAGGAAAATGGCGAATTCCGCTTTCGCAGCTTTTACTCATGGAGCTTCTTCATTACAATGATATTTGGCGCTGGACTAATTCCTACCTATATGGTCATCAGACAGCTTGGATTGATGGATACCATTTGGGCGCTGGTTCTGCCGACCGCAGTACCTGTGTTTAGTGTTATTCTGCTGTTGAATTTTTTTCGGATGATTCCAAAGGAATTAAGCGAGTCAGCCTATATGGACGGCGCTGGACACTGGATAACTTTATGGCGCATTTATGTTCCGGTATCGTTGCCGGCCTTAGCGACCATTCTTTTGTTTTCACTCGTTGGTCACTGGAACAGCTGGTTTGATGGCTTGATCTATATGAATGATCCCAGTCATTATCCTATCCAAAGCTACATTCAGACCATTGTAGTTCAACGCTCCTTCAGCACCATGACACCGGAGGAGGCCAAGCTAATGGCAACTATATCAGACAAAACAATGCGATCCGCCCAAATTTTTCTAGGGGCGCTTCCTATTATTTGCGTATACCCGTTCCTTCAACGATTTTTTGTAAAAGGGATGGTGTTGGGAAGTGTTAAAGGGTAG
- a CDS encoding helix-turn-helix domain-containing protein, with amino-acid sequence MFKVVIADDHYPVLDYLSNIIPWTKLGFELSALCSNGGEAWEACQNQLPDILITDIGMPVMDGLDLIEKAREANPRLKTIILSCHEDFQYAQRAVKLNVNDYILKESLRMEHVVTVLQQLACTLAEEKQAENSRLQLQNVVQQNLSVIHTRFIRKLLEQPIWNEAEWNDEAERMGIHLRDGMPYLPVAVLPERSFELESRFGGAMNMQFVIDNALQELVQYEGVILLVPNERQYFLLFPFPATLKRNLHEDIRAELRRVQQLVHRHLSIGISFYRGDVARDFLQLKKQLQDLMNVKMFRFYAGELVYAELQPLQTTKEDLFLHYAKAFQELKDSMLGGERDLIHTTVNRWGAFIQDRVYPVESVKSWILKMALELELKYTVMQNFVINFNSELQQQQIASIETLKHLLEWLQIFLEEKATDIQMLRDHTVRREIAEAQRYIQTHIGEKIAMDEMAHRLNLNPSHFSRIFKQETGETFVEFVTRTKMEKAKELLNQSDMTVVEIAEQLGYEHTSYFIKLFRNASGMSPNEYRKSM; translated from the coding sequence ATGTTTAAAGTCGTTATTGCAGACGACCATTACCCCGTGCTTGATTATTTAAGCAATATTATTCCTTGGACCAAGCTTGGCTTTGAGCTTTCCGCGCTCTGCTCCAATGGAGGTGAAGCATGGGAAGCCTGTCAAAACCAACTACCGGACATTCTCATTACGGATATTGGCATGCCCGTGATGGACGGTCTTGATCTCATCGAGAAGGCGCGCGAAGCGAATCCTCGTTTGAAAACCATTATTTTATCCTGTCACGAGGATTTTCAATATGCCCAAAGAGCCGTTAAGCTTAACGTCAACGATTATATCTTAAAGGAAAGCCTTCGCATGGAGCATGTCGTTACGGTTCTGCAGCAGCTTGCTTGCACGTTAGCCGAAGAGAAACAAGCCGAGAACAGCCGTCTCCAACTGCAGAACGTCGTGCAGCAAAATCTGTCCGTCATTCATACCCGCTTTATTCGCAAGCTGCTGGAGCAGCCGATATGGAACGAGGCGGAGTGGAATGACGAAGCCGAGAGAATGGGCATTCACCTCCGTGATGGCATGCCATATCTGCCTGTTGCGGTGCTGCCGGAGCGCTCATTCGAGCTTGAAAGCCGGTTTGGCGGAGCCATGAATATGCAATTCGTCATCGACAACGCCTTGCAGGAATTAGTCCAATACGAAGGTGTTATCTTGCTTGTACCGAACGAACGCCAATACTTCCTTCTGTTTCCTTTCCCGGCCACGTTGAAACGCAATCTTCATGAGGACATCCGGGCGGAGCTGAGGCGTGTTCAACAATTAGTGCACCGGCATCTCAGTATTGGGATATCATTCTATCGCGGTGATGTGGCTCGGGATTTCCTGCAATTGAAGAAGCAATTACAAGATTTAATGAATGTGAAGATGTTCCGTTTCTATGCAGGAGAGCTCGTCTATGCGGAGCTGCAGCCGCTCCAAACGACGAAAGAAGATTTGTTCCTGCATTATGCCAAGGCCTTTCAAGAGCTGAAGGACAGTATGCTTGGGGGAGAACGGGATCTCATTCATACTACGGTGAATCGATGGGGAGCATTCATTCAGGATCGCGTATATCCAGTTGAATCTGTGAAAAGCTGGATACTAAAAATGGCATTGGAGCTAGAGCTCAAGTATACGGTGATGCAAAACTTCGTGATCAACTTCAACAGTGAGCTGCAGCAGCAGCAAATTGCTTCTATTGAAACGCTGAAGCATCTTTTGGAATGGCTGCAAATTTTTCTCGAAGAGAAAGCTACCGATATTCAGATGCTGCGCGACCATACGGTACGGAGGGAAATCGCGGAAGCCCAGCGCTATATTCAAACCCATATTGGAGAGAAAATCGCCATGGATGAGATGGCCCATCGGTTAAATCTGAATCCATCGCACTTCAGTCGTATTTTCAAGCAGGAAACCGGTGAAACCTTCGTCGAATTCGTCACGCGGACGAAGATGGAGAAAGCGAAGGAGCTATTGAATCAGTCCGACATGACCGTGGTAGAAATCGCGGAGCAGCTCGGCTACGAGCATACCAGTTACTTTATTAAGCTGTTCCGCAACGCCTCCGGCATGTCTCCTAACGAGTATCGTAAATCAATGTGA
- a CDS encoding extracellular solute-binding protein: MKSSNLSKTAAILSLLLLSAGVLSACSANSESNKSTSSPAGSIAPSESNGEVSENKDPLGKYNKALTIRFARDVDNDMQDNIIPKTPGETVDDNRWLKAYSEKLGIDVKYDWTVKGGDAYTQKINVTLASGEIPDMLRVTGSQMKQMADADMIEDLKPYWDTYASDLLKELYTVQGPAVLNAASMDGKMMGMGPAEVYGDGTFIWIRTDWLENLGIDAPKTMDDVLAISKAFTSQDPDKNNINDTYGLAITKDLYGGAMGLEGFFTGYHAYPNMWIDDGSGNLVWGSTLPEVKEALKALSTIYKDGQIDKEFGVKDGGKVAETIASGKVGMEFGAQWNPMYPLISNYQNDPTANWEGYALVSVDDKPVLSPQNFGASEFWVVKKGFSNPEALIKMFNLHVELNWGKTGDFDNYYMPAANDSVGVWKYSPVQPYPPFKNLNAFKEIQAARSNNTLDQLTGEAQSIQNNIKAFENGDTSQWGWPKIYGVDGVYRHSVEYVDKDLFMLESFAGSPTKTMAEKQSTLKSLEKEVFVKLIMGAAPIDDFDKFVENWNKLGGADMTKEVNEWYASVEK, from the coding sequence GTGAAAAGTAGTAATTTATCTAAAACAGCTGCTATTTTAAGTCTTTTGCTGCTGTCAGCGGGAGTTTTATCAGCATGCAGTGCCAATTCAGAGAGCAATAAATCGACAAGCAGTCCAGCGGGAAGCATCGCACCAAGTGAGTCAAATGGAGAAGTTTCAGAAAATAAGGATCCTTTAGGGAAATATAATAAAGCGCTTACAATTAGATTTGCCCGTGATGTGGATAATGATATGCAGGATAACATTATTCCTAAAACACCAGGAGAGACAGTAGATGACAATCGCTGGCTTAAGGCGTATTCGGAAAAGCTAGGGATTGATGTTAAATACGATTGGACGGTAAAGGGCGGAGATGCCTACACCCAAAAAATTAACGTTACATTGGCTTCAGGTGAAATCCCTGACATGCTTCGCGTAACGGGATCTCAGATGAAGCAAATGGCCGATGCTGACATGATAGAGGATCTGAAACCATATTGGGATACTTATGCTTCCGATCTTCTGAAAGAATTGTACACGGTTCAAGGACCTGCTGTACTCAATGCTGCATCAATGGATGGGAAAATGATGGGAATGGGTCCTGCAGAGGTCTACGGCGATGGCACATTCATTTGGATTCGCACCGACTGGCTGGAAAATTTGGGAATTGACGCACCTAAAACAATGGACGATGTCCTGGCCATAAGTAAAGCATTCACAAGTCAGGATCCGGATAAGAATAATATAAATGATACCTACGGTCTAGCTATTACAAAGGATCTATACGGCGGTGCAATGGGATTAGAAGGGTTCTTTACCGGTTACCATGCTTACCCTAATATGTGGATAGATGATGGTTCAGGAAATTTAGTATGGGGCAGTACCCTTCCAGAAGTAAAGGAAGCTTTGAAAGCGCTCTCTACAATATATAAGGACGGCCAGATTGATAAGGAATTTGGTGTAAAGGATGGCGGCAAGGTAGCGGAAACGATTGCATCTGGTAAGGTTGGCATGGAGTTCGGCGCGCAATGGAACCCTATGTATCCGCTTATCAGCAACTATCAGAACGATCCAACAGCAAATTGGGAAGGATACGCCTTGGTATCCGTAGATGACAAGCCTGTTCTTTCACCTCAGAATTTTGGAGCTTCTGAGTTCTGGGTTGTTAAAAAGGGTTTCTCGAATCCGGAAGCATTGATCAAAATGTTTAATCTTCACGTAGAGCTAAACTGGGGGAAAACAGGTGATTTTGATAACTACTATATGCCTGCCGCAAATGACAGCGTAGGGGTGTGGAAGTATTCACCGGTTCAACCGTATCCACCATTTAAAAATCTTAATGCGTTTAAAGAGATTCAGGCAGCTCGTTCCAATAATACATTGGATCAGTTGACTGGCGAAGCGCAATCTATTCAAAACAACATCAAGGCGTTTGAAAATGGAGATACCTCTCAATGGGGCTGGCCTAAAATATATGGTGTGGATGGGGTATATCGACATAGCGTTGAATACGTGGATAAGGATCTATTTATGCTAGAGTCCTTCGCAGGCTCGCCAACCAAAACCATGGCGGAAAAACAGTCCACGCTGAAATCTCTGGAAAAGGAAGTATTCGTGAAGCTCATTATGGGTGCTGCCCCAATTGACGATTTCGACAAGTTCGTGGAGAACTGGAATAAGCTTGGTGGTGCCGATATGACCAAAGAAGTCAATGAGTGGTATGCTTCTGTAGAAAAATAA
- a CDS encoding ABC transporter permease subunit — protein MLQRRWKREIPLHLIILPGFLFLIVFSYLPIGGIIIAFQKFIPAKGLFGDQQWVGLSNFQYVMNMPNFNSIMWNTLYIAVLKIILGLFVPIVIAILLNEVKHAGMKRGVQTAIYLPHFLSWVVLGGIFIEILSPTDGLVNQVIQLFGFEPIFFLGDNKWFPITMILTDSWKEFGYGTIIYLAAITGINPDLYEAAQIDGANRWKQTLNVTLPGMKMVIVLLMVLNLGNLLNAGFDQIFNMYSPMVYESGDILDTFVYRIGLLDAQFGIATAVGLFKSVVALILVSVSYFIAYKVADYRIF, from the coding sequence ATGTTACAAAGAAGATGGAAAAGGGAAATACCACTGCATTTAATTATATTGCCGGGGTTCCTTTTTTTGATTGTCTTTAGTTATCTCCCCATAGGAGGTATCATCATTGCGTTCCAGAAGTTTATTCCGGCCAAGGGTTTGTTTGGCGATCAGCAATGGGTAGGACTGAGTAATTTTCAGTATGTTATGAACATGCCCAATTTCAACAGTATCATGTGGAATACGCTTTACATTGCGGTATTGAAAATCATTTTGGGACTTTTTGTACCTATCGTGATTGCGATTCTTTTAAACGAAGTCAAGCATGCCGGTATGAAACGAGGAGTTCAGACCGCCATTTATTTGCCCCACTTTTTATCATGGGTTGTATTAGGCGGCATCTTTATAGAAATTTTATCGCCTACTGACGGCTTGGTAAATCAAGTCATTCAACTGTTTGGCTTTGAACCTATCTTTTTCCTTGGGGATAACAAATGGTTCCCTATAACCATGATATTGACTGACTCATGGAAGGAGTTTGGTTATGGTACGATCATCTATCTGGCGGCGATTACTGGCATTAACCCGGATTTATATGAAGCAGCACAGATTGATGGAGCTAATCGTTGGAAGCAGACCTTGAATGTGACCCTTCCGGGTATGAAGATGGTTATCGTTTTACTTATGGTTCTTAATTTAGGCAATTTGCTAAATGCCGGTTTTGATCAGATTTTCAATATGTACAGCCCAATGGTATACGAAAGCGGGGATATTCTTGATACCTTTGTATACCGCATCGGTTTATTGGATGCCCAATTCGGTATAGCAACAGCAGTAGGATTATTTAAGTCTGTTGTAGCACTTATACTCGTATCTGTGTCATATTTCATCGCCTATAAGGTTGCGGATTATAGGATTTTCTAG
- a CDS encoding helix-turn-helix domain-containing protein: protein MYRLLIVDNEEMIVNHLYEIFRGMIHLDLDVYKAYSGEEAIEWLNRTRIDIVLTDIDMPILNGMQLMEEIFRSWPQCKVIFLTGHSEFEYVYKAIQHRDVSFILKAEDIDKVIQVIEETVSKIRKEIKTEDLIRNAKEQIHMALNLFQENYLLCILKGNQAVQISQEQFEQLSIPINVQWPVTLVLGKIDKLPEASDYMQQMQQVYSVRQIIQRYLAAHVNIAIVLDENHRFVIFVQPKESLSITFPANSDMIEHYFNKTVSFLKGILEVIQTACQENIGMPVSFTVGSKASWWDSVFNQYHSLHHLLNYRIGIENTILLVDSEINDNMGNEVGPVNSYEEEFDEGEKLVTALKLKNLSVIEQHLESGHKEKYFEALEQLLVPLRGIRSKNNVNAQEAYYTVALYLMSYINRWGLNVKVAGQISQTQLMRTDFFETWNAAALYLTELSSVLFNMQKVDQKKRADHMIDYLQGFIMSHLDEDLSLVRLAEQVHLNPSYLSRIYKQETGRNLTEFIDSTRLIKAKDLLKSENLKISDIARRVGYESATSFTRFFKKATGHSPQEYREKHILRMP, encoded by the coding sequence ATGTACAGGCTCTTAATTGTAGACAATGAAGAAATGATTGTGAATCATCTTTACGAAATTTTTCGAGGCATGATTCATTTGGATCTTGATGTTTATAAGGCATATAGTGGAGAAGAAGCTATAGAGTGGCTCAATAGAACCAGAATTGATATTGTTCTGACCGATATTGATATGCCCATTTTAAACGGTATGCAGCTAATGGAGGAAATTTTTCGAAGCTGGCCCCAATGCAAAGTTATTTTTTTGACAGGCCACAGTGAATTTGAATACGTTTACAAAGCCATTCAGCATCGGGACGTCAGCTTTATTCTTAAGGCAGAAGATATTGATAAAGTAATTCAAGTTATAGAAGAAACCGTATCAAAAATTCGTAAAGAAATTAAAACGGAAGATTTAATTCGAAATGCAAAAGAACAAATCCACATGGCTTTGAATTTGTTTCAAGAAAATTATTTACTGTGTATTCTAAAGGGGAATCAAGCGGTACAAATTAGCCAAGAACAGTTTGAACAGCTATCGATTCCGATTAATGTGCAATGGCCTGTTACTTTGGTATTGGGCAAGATTGATAAGTTACCTGAGGCCAGTGACTACATGCAGCAGATGCAGCAGGTCTATTCAGTTCGTCAAATTATTCAAAGGTATTTGGCCGCCCATGTGAATATTGCAATTGTTTTAGACGAAAATCATCGGTTTGTCATTTTTGTCCAGCCTAAGGAATCATTATCCATCACATTTCCGGCGAATTCGGATATGATCGAGCATTATTTCAATAAAACGGTTTCTTTCCTTAAAGGCATATTGGAAGTTATACAGACAGCTTGTCAGGAGAACATCGGTATGCCTGTCAGCTTTACTGTCGGCAGTAAAGCCAGCTGGTGGGATTCTGTTTTCAATCAGTATCATTCGCTGCACCATTTGCTAAATTATCGGATAGGCATTGAAAATACAATACTTTTAGTTGACAGTGAGATAAATGACAATATGGGCAATGAGGTTGGCCCAGTTAATAGCTATGAAGAAGAATTCGATGAAGGAGAGAAGCTGGTAACGGCGCTCAAACTAAAAAATCTTTCTGTTATTGAGCAGCATTTGGAGTCAGGGCATAAGGAGAAGTATTTTGAAGCCTTGGAGCAGCTGCTTGTTCCTTTAAGAGGCATTCGCAGTAAAAATAATGTCAATGCGCAGGAAGCCTATTACACCGTGGCTCTCTATCTTATGTCCTATATAAACAGATGGGGACTGAATGTGAAGGTAGCCGGTCAAATTAGTCAGACGCAGCTGATGCGGACCGATTTTTTCGAAACTTGGAACGCTGCGGCATTGTACCTGACGGAATTATCTTCTGTTCTTTTTAATATGCAAAAAGTGGATCAGAAGAAGCGGGCGGACCATATGATCGACTACCTACAGGGATTTATTATGAGTCATTTAGACGAGGATTTGTCACTGGTCAGATTGGCAGAACAAGTACATCTCAATCCCTCGTATTTGTCACGCATCTACAAACAGGAAACGGGAAGAAATCTGACTGAGTTTATTGATTCAACTCGGTTAATCAAAGCAAAGGATTTACTTAAGAGTGAAAATTTAAAAATAAGCGACATTGCCCGGCGTGTAGGATACGAATCGGCTACTTCGTTTACTCGCTTTTTTAAAAAAGCAACCGGACATTCGCCACAGGAATACAGAGAAAAGCATATTTTACGGATGCCGTAA
- a CDS encoding histidine kinase, which translates to MYNWSLNTVKNEIINSSTAQVSFYLESLEDEVERIKILQYDSLNDEYLAKLAISHSIMNEYETVESMRKLQQRLVTIHNSSSYIANVSVHILSIQKTISSTTSVSPIDMDKFEHLRVPEGERGAQLVQYEDKLYLTTLHAGNAGLSQMYLIEVEINTTALQEALGQFRTYADSGTFLIDLTHNMVIPGKGNNDALLLEELAESHLKVESGNIGYNKINGQTIYVVSVKSKYLNMLLLRYIPQNLIFVPVQSFYIWLWIFTGVGLMIIILYCVYTYNLIHKPMRKLVGSFRQVESGNFNVHIQVNKKNEFGYLYKGFNSMVQNVSALIDQVYKQKILNQKAELKQLQSQISPHLLYNSLFLINTMARIGDENLIAFTKLLGDYFQFITRNASDYLPLYEEVEHARTYTEIQLMRFPSRLSIHFEDCPDAVRDIQVPRLILQPIIENAFKYAVEKTKEKGRISISFRLDDRALRIIVEDNGAHLSDQTLVSVPKLFYDNTNIETSGLINIHRRIRLIYGDENGLSLERSSMGGLKVTLRLNPKARV; encoded by the coding sequence ATGTATAATTGGAGCCTAAACACAGTAAAGAATGAAATTATAAATTCCTCGACTGCACAAGTATCGTTTTATCTTGAAAGTCTGGAAGATGAGGTAGAACGCATAAAAATATTGCAATACGATAGTCTCAATGATGAATATCTTGCTAAGCTTGCCATAAGCCATTCCATTATGAATGAATATGAGACAGTGGAAAGCATGAGAAAACTGCAACAGCGACTTGTTACCATCCATAACAGCAGCTCCTATATTGCTAACGTAAGCGTGCATATTCTCTCTATTCAAAAAACCATATCCTCCACCACCTCCGTAAGTCCTATTGATATGGATAAATTCGAGCACCTCCGGGTGCCGGAAGGGGAGAGGGGGGCACAGCTGGTGCAGTATGAAGACAAGCTCTACTTGACCACTCTTCACGCTGGAAACGCTGGTCTATCTCAAATGTACTTGATTGAGGTTGAGATCAATACGACCGCATTGCAAGAAGCACTAGGGCAGTTCCGCACGTATGCCGATAGCGGCACCTTTTTAATCGATTTGACCCACAATATGGTGATACCTGGAAAAGGAAATAATGATGCGCTGCTGCTGGAGGAGCTTGCAGAAAGCCATCTTAAAGTTGAAAGCGGAAACATTGGCTACAACAAGATTAATGGACAAACTATTTATGTTGTTTCCGTGAAGTCAAAATATTTGAACATGCTTTTGCTGCGTTATATCCCGCAGAATTTGATCTTTGTTCCCGTTCAAAGCTTTTATATTTGGTTATGGATATTTACAGGTGTGGGATTGATGATTATTATTCTCTACTGCGTATACACTTATAATTTGATTCATAAGCCAATGAGAAAGCTTGTGGGGTCTTTTCGGCAAGTAGAGAGTGGCAACTTCAATGTTCATATTCAAGTAAATAAAAAAAACGAGTTTGGTTATTTGTACAAAGGCTTTAATTCTATGGTTCAGAATGTATCGGCCCTGATCGATCAGGTATATAAGCAGAAGATTCTCAATCAGAAGGCAGAGCTAAAGCAATTGCAGTCTCAGATCAGCCCGCATCTTCTATATAACAGCTTGTTTTTAATTAATACGATGGCAAGAATAGGGGATGAGAATTTAATTGCTTTTACTAAGCTTTTGGGTGATTATTTTCAGTTTATTACAAGAAATGCTTCGGATTATTTGCCCTTATATGAGGAAGTTGAACATGCACGGACGTATACCGAAATTCAGCTCATGCGTTTTCCTAGCAGATTGTCGATCCATTTTGAAGACTGTCCGGATGCGGTCAGGGATATACAGGTACCTAGACTGATTCTTCAGCCAATCATTGAAAATGCCTTTAAGTATGCTGTGGAAAAAACGAAAGAAAAGGGAAGAATTTCGATAAGCTTTCGTCTCGATGATCGCGCATTGCGTATTATTGTTGAAGATAATGGAGCTCATTTATCGGATCAAACACTGGTATCCGTGCCTAAGCTTTTTTACGATAACACCAATATTGAGACTTCAGGTCTAATCAACATCCATAGACGAATCCGGTTGATTTACGGCGACGAGAACGGATTGAGTTTAGAGCGAAGCTCTATGGGTGGTTTAAAGGTGACGTTGCGACTTAACCCGAAGGCGAGGGTTTGA
- a CDS encoding alpha-L-arabinofuranosidase C-terminal domain-containing protein has translation MVLLFINAGRKYSKINKNIYGHFSEHLGRGIYNGLYVGENSPIANTRGIRTDVVEALRHIKVPVLRWPGGCFAEYYNWKDGVGTDRKRMVNAGWGGVVEDNSFGTHEFLDLCEQIGASAYIAANVGSGTPREVSEWVEYMTFGGESPMADWRRQNGRDKPWKVEFLGIGNENWACGGHMSPDYYADVYKRFETFVRNYDSNKIFRVACGADGNDYKWTETLMRLAGKRMNGLSLHYYTMPAYYETEPYPWERKGPAVGFDEANYYRTLRRALYMDELILRHKHVMDQYDPECQVSIILDEWGTWHEVEPETNPAYLFQQNTMRDAIVAAVSLNIFNTHSDRVHMANLAQMVNVLQSVILTEGEEMILTPTYHVFDLFKGHQNSTLIESYVQQDLTGTEEAPVPAMHVSASERADGRIHVTVVNLSVDEPQQAQVLLNGKVFSSAEVRYISGDMNSHNPFGQPPQVEIKTMNNITVKNNDLLIDLPACCVAEIILD, from the coding sequence ATGGTTTTATTGTTCATAAACGCAGGTCGAAAGTATTCCAAAATCAACAAAAACATATACGGTCACTTCTCAGAGCATTTAGGCCGTGGCATTTATAACGGCTTATATGTTGGTGAGAACAGTCCAATCGCCAATACCCGTGGAATACGCACCGATGTTGTAGAAGCATTGCGGCATATCAAGGTTCCGGTATTGCGCTGGCCCGGAGGATGCTTCGCCGAATATTATAATTGGAAAGACGGCGTTGGGACTGATCGCAAGCGCATGGTTAATGCCGGTTGGGGTGGTGTGGTAGAGGACAACTCCTTCGGCACCCATGAGTTTTTAGATCTTTGCGAGCAGATTGGGGCATCTGCCTATATTGCCGCAAACGTTGGTTCTGGTACTCCGCGGGAAGTAAGCGAATGGGTAGAATACATGACCTTCGGCGGTGAGTCACCGATGGCCGACTGGCGACGCCAAAACGGTCGTGATAAGCCTTGGAAGGTCGAGTTCTTAGGAATTGGCAACGAGAACTGGGCCTGCGGCGGGCATATGAGTCCGGATTATTATGCGGATGTATACAAACGCTTCGAAACATTCGTCCGCAATTATGACAGCAATAAGATTTTCCGAGTTGCTTGCGGCGCTGATGGAAACGATTATAAATGGACGGAAACCTTGATGCGCCTTGCAGGGAAAAGGATGAACGGTCTATCGCTGCACTATTACACCATGCCTGCATATTACGAAACGGAACCATACCCATGGGAGCGCAAAGGACCCGCTGTGGGCTTTGACGAAGCTAACTATTACCGAACACTGCGCCGGGCATTGTATATGGATGAGCTGATCCTCAGACATAAGCATGTGATGGATCAATACGATCCCGAATGCCAAGTGTCGATTATTTTGGACGAATGGGGGACTTGGCATGAGGTCGAGCCTGAAACCAATCCTGCTTACCTTTTCCAGCAAAACACCATGCGTGATGCAATTGTCGCTGCGGTGTCGCTAAATATTTTTAATACCCATAGTGATCGGGTGCATATGGCCAATCTTGCCCAAATGGTAAATGTTCTCCAATCGGTGATTTTAACAGAAGGGGAAGAGATGATACTTACTCCCACCTACCATGTATTCGATCTTTTTAAGGGACATCAAAACTCCACACTTATTGAAAGCTATGTGCAGCAAGATTTGACTGGTACAGAGGAAGCTCCAGTGCCTGCCATGCACGTTAGCGCTTCTGAGCGAGCTGATGGCAGGATTCATGTAACCGTTGTAAATCTATCCGTAGATGAGCCTCAACAGGCACAGGTTCTGCTTAATGGAAAAGTGTTTTCTTCTGCCGAAGTTCGTTACATCTCCGGCGATATGAATAGCCATAACCCATTTGGACAACCACCTCAGGTAGAGATTAAAACGATGAATAATATTACCGTAAAGAACAATGACTTACTTATTGACCTTCCCGCCTGTTGTGTTGCTGAAATCATCCTTGATTAA